From Phoenix dactylifera cultivar Barhee BC4 unplaced genomic scaffold, palm_55x_up_171113_PBpolish2nd_filt_p 000953F, whole genome shotgun sequence, a single genomic window includes:
- the LOC103705520 gene encoding putative ATP synthase protein YMF19 translates to MPQLDKVKYFTQLVWSCLILFTFYIPICNDGDGVLGISRILKLRNQLLSHRGNKIGSNDPKTLEDISRKGFRTGVSYMYSSLFEVSQWCKTVDYLGKRRKITLISCFGEISGSRGMERNILYLISKSSYITSSSRITCRNDIMLIHVPHGQGSIIF, encoded by the coding sequence TACACAATTAGTCTGGTCATGCCTTATCCTCTTTACTTTTTATATTCCTATATGCAATGATGGAGATGGAGTACTTGGAATCAGCAGAATTCTTAAACTACGGAACCAACTGCTTTCGCACCGAGGGAACAAGATCGGGAGCAACGATCCTAAGACTTTGGAAGATATCTCGAGAAAAGGTTTTCGCACCGGTGTTTCCTATATGTACTCCAGTTTATTCGAAGTATCCCAATGGTGTAAGACCGTCGACTATTTgggaaaaaggaggaaaatcACTTTGATCTCTTGTTTCGGAGAAATAAGTGGCTCACGAGGAATGGAAAGAAACATTCTCTATTTGATCTCGAAGTCCTCATATATCACTTCTTCCAGTCGAATCACTTGTAGGAATGACATAATGCTCATCCATGTTCCACACGGCCAAGGAAGCATCATTTTTTAA